A genomic window from Patescibacteria group bacterium includes:
- a CDS encoding radical SAM protein: protein MSDSTKLMYHRGWLESYFDHNLHVPPIHIDMGIAKFCNIACVFCYGKYQELAPVYIKREPLIQTILDANEIGVKSIAFIGDGEPTCNPHLWEALAIAREKTHLDLAISTNGLMVNTRDKAEAILSACTWMRFCISAGTREGYQKIHGRDFFDRVVANIRQLVDVKAYYGLSCDVGMQSVYIPGTMDADMIAEAKLAVDLGVNYFVIKQCSLPDKGESGMEYFDVNAYDAPSTIDCLKQCEAMSTRATKIIVKWNTIKQKGQRPYKGCPSIPFISEISGNGDWFPCGHFFGNKKRFAQYKFGNVHEARLKDMFESRRYWDILKAMREDFDSHTQCKGACRQDAANKFCYDYLQAGHKYNWPDSVPSDLKGVNFI, encoded by the coding sequence ATGAGTGACAGCACAAAATTGATGTATCACCGGGGATGGCTTGAGTCATACTTTGACCATAACCTTCATGTCCCGCCAATCCATATTGACATGGGTATAGCAAAGTTTTGTAATATCGCGTGTGTGTTTTGCTATGGTAAATATCAGGAGTTAGCCCCTGTATATATCAAGCGTGAGCCGTTGATACAAACCATCCTTGATGCCAACGAGATAGGTGTGAAGTCCATCGCCTTTATCGGGGATGGAGAGCCTACATGCAACCCGCACCTGTGGGAAGCCTTGGCAATCGCCCGCGAAAAGACGCACCTTGACCTTGCCATATCTACCAACGGCCTTATGGTAAATACCCGCGATAAGGCGGAGGCTATTCTTTCGGCGTGTACCTGGATGCGGTTTTGCATTAGCGCCGGGACACGGGAAGGCTATCAGAAGATACATGGCCGCGATTTCTTCGATAGGGTTGTAGCCAATATCAGGCAGCTTGTAGATGTCAAAGCCTATTACGGCCTGTCCTGCGATGTAGGTATGCAGTCGGTTTATATCCCCGGCACGATGGACGCGGACATGATAGCCGAAGCTAAACTAGCCGTTGACCTTGGCGTGAATTACTTTGTCATCAAACAATGCAGCTTGCCGGATAAGGGTGAAAGCGGCATGGAGTATTTCGATGTCAACGCCTATGACGCGCCATCAACTATTGACTGCCTCAAGCAATGCGAGGCCATGTCAACGCGGGCAACTAAAATTATCGTTAAGTGGAACACGATTAAACAGAAAGGGCAGCGGCCATATAAGGGCTGTCCATCCATCCCGTTTATCAGTGAGATTTCAGGCAACGGGGATTGGTTCCCTTGCGGGCATTTTTTCGGTAATAAAAAACGGTTTGCGCAATACAAGTTCGGTAATGTCCACGAAGCGCGGCTTAAGGATATGTTTGAAAGCCGCCGCTATTGGGACATCCTCAAGGCCATGCGGGAAGATTTCGATAGTCATACCCAATGCAAGGGCGCGTGTAGGCAGGATGCGGCTAATAAGTTTTGTTATGACTATTTGCAGGCGGGGCATAAATACAACTGGCCGGAC